The following are encoded together in the Capillibacterium thermochitinicola genome:
- a CDS encoding TMEM165/GDT1 family protein, with product MIQELIRAFLLIFTAEMGDKTQILALAFATRFPIRKVMLGIGMGIILNHGLAVALGSYLSRVVPLSTVQLIAGAAFVCFALWTLKPEQEEEEEEPRMQFGPALTVAVAFFLGELGDKTQLTAITLAADAKYPLMILAGTVSGMLATGALGIFVGKKLGDKIPEAGIKILAASIFMFFGLQKLFQTIPAQFLRVKIVLPLICLLALVVFYLLRSLIRQRQAGVQSALIAKAKLLHDYYQHMKEDLDQICLGLEYCCVCQGNRCAIGESKEIVQSALTDQAWQAEAQALATNHREKPFAEEKVIDCLVDTLWLINTIQDEKSLAKAHLIRNQMETILFGRPLSGFENLESYFNHIREIDAGLAGKIDDMFDSLLRKVHLLRIE from the coding sequence ATGATCCAAGAACTGATTAGAGCATTTTTATTAATTTTTACTGCTGAAATGGGGGACAAGACCCAAATTCTCGCTTTGGCGTTTGCCACACGTTTTCCGATCCGAAAAGTGATGCTCGGGATAGGAATGGGAATAATTCTCAACCATGGCCTGGCCGTGGCTTTAGGAAGCTATCTCTCCCGCGTGGTTCCGCTTAGTACTGTCCAGTTGATTGCCGGCGCGGCCTTTGTGTGCTTTGCCCTTTGGACACTGAAACCTGAGCAAGAGGAAGAAGAAGAGGAGCCAAGAATGCAATTTGGACCGGCATTAACGGTGGCGGTCGCTTTCTTCTTGGGTGAACTTGGCGATAAAACCCAATTGACGGCAATCACGCTGGCTGCGGATGCGAAGTATCCGTTGATGATCCTGGCCGGAACGGTTTCCGGGATGCTCGCTACTGGCGCTTTGGGAATTTTCGTCGGTAAAAAACTGGGAGATAAGATTCCGGAGGCGGGTATTAAAATCTTGGCGGCGTCAATCTTTATGTTCTTTGGACTGCAGAAGCTGTTCCAAACAATACCGGCGCAATTTTTGCGGGTGAAGATTGTGCTGCCCTTGATCTGCTTATTGGCATTGGTCGTTTTTTACCTGCTCCGTTCATTAATTCGCCAAAGACAGGCGGGCGTGCAATCGGCTTTAATTGCGAAGGCAAAACTGCTTCACGATTATTATCAGCACATGAAAGAAGATCTGGACCAGATCTGCCTGGGTCTGGAGTATTGCTGTGTATGCCAGGGAAATCGGTGTGCAATTGGGGAGTCAAAAGAGATTGTTCAATCAGCTTTGACCGACCAAGCATGGCAAGCGGAAGCACAGGCGCTCGCGACGAACCATAGGGAAAAACCTTTTGCGGAAGAGAAAGTCATAGATTGCCTGGTGGATACTCTTTGGTTGATCAACACGATTCAGGATGAAAAGAGCTTGGCAAAAGCGCACCTCATCAGGAACCAGATGGAGACAATTCTGTTCGGTCGACCGCTAAGCGGATTTGAGAATCTTGAGTCATACTTTAACCACATAAGAGAAATCGATGCCGGGTTGGCCGGG
- a CDS encoding FprA family A-type flavoprotein has protein sequence MKKLKIADGIHLLTMNVEDMLFEGIWEIANGVTLNSYIVQGEKTAIIDGVIGWDGVPETLYRSLAEIGVDPQKIDYLVVNHMEPDHSGWMANFRKIKDDFTVICREKAAKLVSSFYGETGIRIMKEGDTLDLGKGKVLSFHPVPNVHWPDTMYTYERSTGTLFSCDMFGAFGRMGEHCFDDELTPEEVAFFEAEGIRYYSNVMATFTTSLRKAIEKAKTLEIKTIAPGHGPVYRQNPQKIIDDYSRFSRYAEGAGKNEVTILWGSMYGMTAKAVAHVEAVLQRKGVKYNKLEMPLAGDSEVVAAVFKAAGIIIAAPTYEYKLFPPVAAALDELGRKRITGKLAFRFGSYGWSGGAEKELKEIMERNNMKWEFIESVEFEGAPKKEDLMKVEAGVLQLIEKMKEKVVE, from the coding sequence ATGAAAAAGTTGAAGATTGCCGACGGAATCCATTTGCTGACGATGAATGTGGAGGACATGCTATTTGAGGGAATTTGGGAGATTGCCAATGGGGTAACGCTCAACTCCTACATCGTTCAGGGCGAAAAGACGGCGATTATTGACGGGGTCATCGGTTGGGACGGGGTGCCGGAAACTCTTTACCGCAGTTTGGCCGAGATCGGTGTTGACCCCCAAAAAATCGATTATTTGGTGGTTAATCATATGGAACCGGACCATTCCGGCTGGATGGCAAACTTCCGGAAGATCAAGGATGATTTTACGGTCATCTGTAGGGAGAAAGCGGCAAAGCTGGTCTCCTCCTTTTACGGTGAAACCGGGATCAGGATTATGAAGGAAGGAGATACCCTCGACCTTGGCAAAGGAAAGGTGTTGAGTTTCCATCCCGTCCCCAACGTGCACTGGCCGGACACCATGTACACCTACGAAAGAAGCACCGGGACGCTCTTTTCCTGTGACATGTTTGGCGCCTTCGGGCGGATGGGGGAGCATTGTTTTGATGACGAGTTGACCCCGGAGGAGGTCGCTTTTTTTGAAGCGGAAGGGATCAGGTATTACTCCAATGTCATGGCCACCTTTACAACCAGTTTGCGCAAGGCGATCGAGAAAGCAAAGACATTGGAAATCAAGACAATCGCACCTGGTCATGGCCCGGTTTATCGCCAAAACCCGCAAAAAATCATCGATGATTATTCCCGGTTTTCCCGCTATGCCGAAGGGGCGGGGAAGAATGAAGTCACCATCTTGTGGGGATCGATGTACGGCATGACGGCCAAAGCGGTTGCTCATGTCGAAGCCGTCCTGCAAAGGAAAGGCGTCAAGTACAACAAACTGGAGATGCCCTTGGCAGGCGATAGCGAAGTGGTGGCGGCTGTTTTTAAAGCGGCCGGGATTATTATTGCCGCTCCGACTTACGAGTACAAGCTCTTCCCGCCGGTGGCCGCCGCTTTAGATGAGCTTGGCCGTAAGCGGATTACCGGCAAGCTGGCCTTCAGGTTCGGGTCATACGGCTGGTCCGGCGGCGCCGAGAAGGAACTGAAAGAAATCATGGAGAGAAACAATATGAAGTGGGAGTTCATTGAATCGGTGGAGTTTGAAGGCGCGCCAAAGAAAGAAGACCTGATGAAGGTGGAAGCAGGGGTATTACAGCTTATCGAAAAGATGAAGGAGAAGGTAGTAGAATAG